The segment CACTACACGCTGGAGACCCTGGGAGCGTTCATCGGCCCGCTGTTCGGTGTGCTGATCGCCGACTACTACCTCATCCGCAAGCAGAAGGTGGTGGTGGATGATCTGTTCACCATGGACGAGTCCGGGAAGTACTGGTACACCAAGGGATACAACAAGGTGGCCGTCATCGCCACCGTCGTCGGAGCGGTGCTGGCCATGATCCCGGTGCTGCTCGGTGGATCGGTGACCGGCATGCACACCGCCGCGCAGTACAGCTGGTTCATCGGCTGCGGTGTCGGCTTCGCCATCTACTACCTGCTGGGCAAGCGGGACGCCCTGGTTGCAGAATCGGTGTCGTGACGCGCATTTGGGTGATCAATCCGAACACCACCCGGGCCATGACCTCGACCGTCGAGGTCTGTGCCCGGGCGGTGGCGGCCGTGGGCACCGAGGTGGTCGGTATTACCTCCGAGTTCGGGCCGCCGTCGATCGAGTGCCACTACGACGAGGCGATGAGCGTGCCCGGGCTGCTGGCGGCGATCCGCCGCGGTGAGGCCGAGGGTGTCGACGGTTACGTCATCGCCTGCTTCGGGGATCCGGGCCTGGACGCCGCGCGGGAGGTGGCGGTCGGCCCGGTGATCGGTATCGCCGAGGCCGCCATGCATGCCGCCAGTCATCTGGGCCGCGGTTTCAGCGTCGTGACCACGCTGAGCCGCACCATCGGGCGGGCCGAGGATCTCGCCGAGCGTTACGGGATGGCGCGGTTCTGCCGGGGCTATCACGCCTGCGAGATTCCGGTTCTGGATCTCGAAACCGACCCGATGGCAACGAAAATCGTCACCGATGCCTGCCGGGAGGCCGTTGAGCACGACGGTTCCGACGCGGTGGTGCTGGGCTGCGCCGGGATGGCCGATATGTGCCGGCACATATCGGAGGAGATCGGTGTCCCCGTGGTCGACGGTGTCACCGCGGCCACGTTGATGGTGCAATCCCTGGTGACGATGGGTCTGCGCACCGGCAAGCGTGGTGAGTTCGCGGCACCGCCGGCCAAGGAGTACGTCCCACGGGTGTAGGTCGTGGTGGCGGGTCCGGCGGGGTGTTGTGCCGCCGGACCCGCTGTGCGGGCGGCTTCACTGTGGAGTTATCAAGGTGCGGTGCAGGTGTGGTTATGCCGCGGTGGGTAGGTCGGTCATGGTGCGTCGGGCGTGGGAGCGCAGGTGCGCCGGTTCGGGTCCGGTCGGGTCATGCGGTGGTATGAACCAGGGATGGCGGTCGGAACCGAGGTAGACCTGCCAGCCGCCGTGGTGGATGGCGGTGTGGTGCAGCCGGCAGAGCAAAACCCCGTTGTCGAGGCTGGTGGTGCCGCCGTGTTCCCAGGGGGTGATGTGGTGGGCGTCGCACCAGGACACCGGTCGCCCGCAGCCGGGGTGTGCGCAGCCGCCGTCGCGGACCGCCAGGCCTTTGCGGATCGCGGGGGTGAAGAGCCGTTCGCTGCGCCCCACATCCAGTGGTGCGCCCGAGTGGTCGACGGTCACCGTCGTGAGGGTGCTGTCACAGGCGATCAGCTCGGCCGTGGCGGCGGTGATCGGCCCGCCGAACCCGAGGGTGTCCACGCCCTGCGTTGCGGGTCGGATGAGGGTGACGTGCGGGAGCACCCCACCCGACATCGGGCGCTGCGAGTTCGAGAGGTAGGTGCGCAGTATCTGCCCGAAGGCGTCGGCGCGGCGCCGCCCGGCCGGGCGGGGGTCCGGGGATCCGTCCGGCAGCGGGATGGGCCGAGTTAACGGGTCCAGGGCGGCGAGCAGTTCCTCGCCAGTGAGCGCATCGAGGTCGAGGGTGGCCGCCACCCGCCCGTCCTCGGTGTGCACCACGCTCATGTCGTTGAGGTCGGCGTTCTCGGCGACCGGCACCGCACCCTCCTCGGGAGATGAGGTGGCGGCTTT is part of the Mycobacterium adipatum genome and harbors:
- a CDS encoding HNH endonuclease signature motif containing protein; protein product: MDATDLDTFVDALIDDLTPVAAREEDRPLFHLLDAPRRGVDDEAVVAVLAAAVTLRNLADHVIASAVVAAERAGIPARRHLRSGADLLTNIGVAPGAAYRAVRVGRAAHRLSALTRAQRLGGVGIEFADAVGKGVSHIEARVALTDDERTEVVTTLMIQSTPSGVDKKARGIAIAKAATSSPEEGAVPVAENADLNDMSVVHTEDGRVAATLDLDALTGEELLAALDPLTRPIPLPDGSPDPRPAGRRRADAFGQILRTYLSNSQRPMSGGVLPHVTLIRPATQGVDTLGFGGPITAATAELIACDSTLTTVTVDHSGAPLDVGRSERLFTPAIRKGLAVRDGGCAHPGCGRPVSWCDAHHITPWEHGGTTSLDNGVLLCRLHHTAIHHGGWQVYLGSDRHPWFIPPHDPTGPEPAHLRSHARRTMTDLPTAA
- a CDS encoding aspartate/glutamate racemase family protein, whose translation is MTRIWVINPNTTRAMTSTVEVCARAVAAVGTEVVGITSEFGPPSIECHYDEAMSVPGLLAAIRRGEAEGVDGYVIACFGDPGLDAAREVAVGPVIGIAEAAMHAASHLGRGFSVVTTLSRTIGRAEDLAERYGMARFCRGYHACEIPVLDLETDPMATKIVTDACREAVEHDGSDAVVLGCAGMADMCRHISEEIGVPVVDGVTAATLMVQSLVTMGLRTGKRGEFAAPPAKEYVPRV